Proteins encoded in a region of the Leopardus geoffroyi isolate Oge1 chromosome E2, O.geoffroyi_Oge1_pat1.0, whole genome shotgun sequence genome:
- the CEACAM16 gene encoding carcinoembryonic antigen-related cell adhesion molecule 16 isoform X3, with protein MAVTGCSWLFLSAAFLSAGAEISITPEPAQPAEGDNVTLTVHGLSGEVLAYNWYAGPTLSLSYLVASYIVSTGDETPGPAHTGREAVRPDGGLDIRGALPGHSGTYILQTLNRQLQTDVGYGHVQVYEILAQPVVTANNTALVERRDTLRLVCSSPSPAEVRWFFNGEALPIAIRLGQSPDGRVLTRHGVRREEAGAYQCEVWNPVSVSRSEPVNLTVYYGPERVAILQDSTTRTGCTIKLDFNTSLTLWCVSKSCPEPEYVWAFNGRALKNGQDHLNITSMTAAQEGTYTCIAKNPKTLLSGSASVVVKLSAAAVAMTIVPVPTRPMEGQDVTLTVQGYPKDLLVYAWYRGPASEPGRLLSQLPSGNWIAGPAHTGREVGFANCSLLVQKLNLTDAGRYTLKTVTLQGKTETLEVELQVAPLE; from the exons ATGGCAGTGACGGGGTGCAGCTGGCTCTTCCTCAGCG CCGCCTTCCTGAGCGCGGGGGCCGAAATCTCTATCACCCCCGAGCCTGCCCAGCCAGCCGAGGGGGACAACGTCACACTGACCGTCCACGGGCTTTCGGGGGAAGTGCTTGCCTACAACTGGTACGCGGGGCCCACGCTCAGCCTGAGTTACCTGGTGGCCAGCTACATCGTGAGCACGGGCGACGAGACCCCTGGCCCGGCCCACACGGGACGGGAGGCTGTGCGCCCCGACGGCGGCCTGGACATCCGGGGCGCCCTGCCCGGGCACTCGGGCACCTACATCTTGCAGACCCTCAACAGGCAGCTCCAGACGGACGTGGGCTACGGACACGTGCAGGTCTATG AGATCCTGGCCCAGCCTGTGGTCACCGCCAACAACACGGCACTGGTCGAGCGCCGAGACACCCTGCGCCTGGTGTGCAGCAGCCCCAGCCCCGCTGAGGTCCGCTGGTTCTTCAACGGCGAAGCCCTGCCCATCGCCATCCGCCTCGGCCAGTCCCCCGATGGCCGGGTACTGACCCGGCATGGCGTCcgcagagaggaggcaggagcctACCAGTGTGAGGTCTGGAACCCGGTCAGTGTCAGCCGCAGCGAGCCCGTCAACCTGACCGTGTACT ATGGCCCAGAACGCGTGGCCATCCTCCAAGATTCCACCACCCGCACGGGCTGTACCATCAAACTGGACTTCAACACGTCCCTCACCCTGTGGTGTGTGTCCAAGTCCTGCCCAGAGCCCGAGTATGTGTGGGCCTTCAACGGGCGGGCCCTCAAGAACGGGCAAGACCACCTCAACATCACTAGCATGACGGCGGCCCAGGAGGGCACGTACACGTGTATTGCTAAGAACCCCAAGACCCTGCTTTCCGGATCCGCCTCGGTGGTGGTCAAGCTCTCCG CGGCAGCGGTCGCCATGACGATTGTGCCCGTGCCCACCAGGCCGATGGAGGGCCAGGATGTGACGCTGACCGTCCAGGGCTACCCCAAGGACCTGCTGGTCTACGCCTGGTACCGCGGGCCTGCCTCGGAGCCCGGCCGGCTGCTCAGCCAACTGCCGTCAGGCAACTGGATCGCAGGCCCCGCGCACACAGGCCGGGAGGTGGGCTTCGCCAACTGCTCGCTGCTGGTGCAGAAGCTGAACCTCACGGATGCCGGCCGCTACACCCTCAAGACCGTCACGTTGCAGGGCAAGACCGAGACCCTGGAAGTGGAGCTGCAGGTGGCCC ccCTGGAGTAG
- the CEACAM16 gene encoding carcinoembryonic antigen-related cell adhesion molecule 16 isoform X2, with product MAVTGCSWLFLSAAFLSAGAEISITPEPAQPAEGDNVTLTVHGLSGEVLAYNWYAGPTLSLSYLVASYIVSTGDETPGPAHTGREAVRPDGGLDIRGALPGHSGTYILQTLNRQLQTDVGYGHVQVYEILAQPVVTANNTALVERRDTLRLVCSSPSPAEVRWFFNGEALPIAIRLGQSPDGRVLTRHGVRREEAGAYQCEVWNPVSVSRSEPVNLTVYYGPERVAILQDSTTRTGCTIKLDFNTSLTLWCVSKSCPEPEYVWAFNGRALKNGQDHLNITSMTAAQEGTYTCIAKNPKTLLSGSASVVVKLSAAAVAMTIVPVPTRPMEGQDVTLTVQGYPKDLLVYAWYRGPASEPGRLLSQLPSGNWIAGPAHTGREVGFANCSLLVQKLNLTDAGRYTLKTVTLQGKTETLEVELQVALNLPPLHEDQRHLPEPEPGTG from the exons ATGGCAGTGACGGGGTGCAGCTGGCTCTTCCTCAGCG CCGCCTTCCTGAGCGCGGGGGCCGAAATCTCTATCACCCCCGAGCCTGCCCAGCCAGCCGAGGGGGACAACGTCACACTGACCGTCCACGGGCTTTCGGGGGAAGTGCTTGCCTACAACTGGTACGCGGGGCCCACGCTCAGCCTGAGTTACCTGGTGGCCAGCTACATCGTGAGCACGGGCGACGAGACCCCTGGCCCGGCCCACACGGGACGGGAGGCTGTGCGCCCCGACGGCGGCCTGGACATCCGGGGCGCCCTGCCCGGGCACTCGGGCACCTACATCTTGCAGACCCTCAACAGGCAGCTCCAGACGGACGTGGGCTACGGACACGTGCAGGTCTATG AGATCCTGGCCCAGCCTGTGGTCACCGCCAACAACACGGCACTGGTCGAGCGCCGAGACACCCTGCGCCTGGTGTGCAGCAGCCCCAGCCCCGCTGAGGTCCGCTGGTTCTTCAACGGCGAAGCCCTGCCCATCGCCATCCGCCTCGGCCAGTCCCCCGATGGCCGGGTACTGACCCGGCATGGCGTCcgcagagaggaggcaggagcctACCAGTGTGAGGTCTGGAACCCGGTCAGTGTCAGCCGCAGCGAGCCCGTCAACCTGACCGTGTACT ATGGCCCAGAACGCGTGGCCATCCTCCAAGATTCCACCACCCGCACGGGCTGTACCATCAAACTGGACTTCAACACGTCCCTCACCCTGTGGTGTGTGTCCAAGTCCTGCCCAGAGCCCGAGTATGTGTGGGCCTTCAACGGGCGGGCCCTCAAGAACGGGCAAGACCACCTCAACATCACTAGCATGACGGCGGCCCAGGAGGGCACGTACACGTGTATTGCTAAGAACCCCAAGACCCTGCTTTCCGGATCCGCCTCGGTGGTGGTCAAGCTCTCCG CGGCAGCGGTCGCCATGACGATTGTGCCCGTGCCCACCAGGCCGATGGAGGGCCAGGATGTGACGCTGACCGTCCAGGGCTACCCCAAGGACCTGCTGGTCTACGCCTGGTACCGCGGGCCTGCCTCGGAGCCCGGCCGGCTGCTCAGCCAACTGCCGTCAGGCAACTGGATCGCAGGCCCCGCGCACACAGGCCGGGAGGTGGGCTTCGCCAACTGCTCGCTGCTGGTGCAGAAGCTGAACCTCACGGATGCCGGCCGCTACACCCTCAAGACCGTCACGTTGCAGGGCAAGACCGAGACCCTGGAAGTGGAGCTGCAGGTGGCCC TCAACCTCCCTCCCCTGCATGAGGACCAACGCCACCTTCCTGAACCTGAACCTGGCACAGGCTGA
- the CEACAM16 gene encoding carcinoembryonic antigen-related cell adhesion molecule 16 isoform X1, protein MAVTGCSWLFLSAAFLSAGAEISITPEPAQPAEGDNVTLTVHGLSGEVLAYNWYAGPTLSLSYLVASYIVSTGDETPGPAHTGREAVRPDGGLDIRGALPGHSGTYILQTLNRQLQTDVGYGHVQVYEILAQPVVTANNTALVERRDTLRLVCSSPSPAEVRWFFNGEALPIAIRLGQSPDGRVLTRHGVRREEAGAYQCEVWNPVSVSRSEPVNLTVYYGPERVAILQDSTTRTGCTIKLDFNTSLTLWCVSKSCPEPEYVWAFNGRALKNGQDHLNITSMTAAQEGTYTCIAKNPKTLLSGSASVVVKLSAAAVAMTIVPVPTRPMEGQDVTLTVQGYPKDLLVYAWYRGPASEPGRLLSQLPSGNWIAGPAHTGREVGFANCSLLVQKLNLTDAGRYTLKTVTLQGKTETLEVELQVARECVRGGQRVYLFRQTLPKRGFVSSRGGREAQTKKGGWGPRETERRGSLSSL, encoded by the exons ATGGCAGTGACGGGGTGCAGCTGGCTCTTCCTCAGCG CCGCCTTCCTGAGCGCGGGGGCCGAAATCTCTATCACCCCCGAGCCTGCCCAGCCAGCCGAGGGGGACAACGTCACACTGACCGTCCACGGGCTTTCGGGGGAAGTGCTTGCCTACAACTGGTACGCGGGGCCCACGCTCAGCCTGAGTTACCTGGTGGCCAGCTACATCGTGAGCACGGGCGACGAGACCCCTGGCCCGGCCCACACGGGACGGGAGGCTGTGCGCCCCGACGGCGGCCTGGACATCCGGGGCGCCCTGCCCGGGCACTCGGGCACCTACATCTTGCAGACCCTCAACAGGCAGCTCCAGACGGACGTGGGCTACGGACACGTGCAGGTCTATG AGATCCTGGCCCAGCCTGTGGTCACCGCCAACAACACGGCACTGGTCGAGCGCCGAGACACCCTGCGCCTGGTGTGCAGCAGCCCCAGCCCCGCTGAGGTCCGCTGGTTCTTCAACGGCGAAGCCCTGCCCATCGCCATCCGCCTCGGCCAGTCCCCCGATGGCCGGGTACTGACCCGGCATGGCGTCcgcagagaggaggcaggagcctACCAGTGTGAGGTCTGGAACCCGGTCAGTGTCAGCCGCAGCGAGCCCGTCAACCTGACCGTGTACT ATGGCCCAGAACGCGTGGCCATCCTCCAAGATTCCACCACCCGCACGGGCTGTACCATCAAACTGGACTTCAACACGTCCCTCACCCTGTGGTGTGTGTCCAAGTCCTGCCCAGAGCCCGAGTATGTGTGGGCCTTCAACGGGCGGGCCCTCAAGAACGGGCAAGACCACCTCAACATCACTAGCATGACGGCGGCCCAGGAGGGCACGTACACGTGTATTGCTAAGAACCCCAAGACCCTGCTTTCCGGATCCGCCTCGGTGGTGGTCAAGCTCTCCG CGGCAGCGGTCGCCATGACGATTGTGCCCGTGCCCACCAGGCCGATGGAGGGCCAGGATGTGACGCTGACCGTCCAGGGCTACCCCAAGGACCTGCTGGTCTACGCCTGGTACCGCGGGCCTGCCTCGGAGCCCGGCCGGCTGCTCAGCCAACTGCCGTCAGGCAACTGGATCGCAGGCCCCGCGCACACAGGCCGGGAGGTGGGCTTCGCCAACTGCTCGCTGCTGGTGCAGAAGCTGAACCTCACGGATGCCGGCCGCTACACCCTCAAGACCGTCACGTTGCAGGGCAAGACCGAGACCCTGGAAGTGGAGCTGCAGGTGGCCCGTGAGTGTGtcagaggggggcagagggtgtATCTTTTCAGACAGACGCTCCCAAAGCGGGGCTTTGTCTCCTCcagaggggggagggaagcacAGACGAAGAAGGGTGGATGGGGTCCCCGAGAGACTGAAAGAAggggctccctctcctccctctga
- the CEACAM19 gene encoding carcinoembryonic antigen-related cell adhesion molecule 19 isoform X2: MASPEGARRHFSKGLLLSASILALWVPQGSRAALRIQKIPEHPQKNQDLLLSVRGIPDTFQDFNWYLGEEAYGGTMLFTYIPELQRPQRDGSAMGQRDIVGFPNGSMLLHRAQPTDSGTYQVAVTINPAWTMRAKTKVQVEEKHKEPPITHLPVSAGIMVAIILGSLAAGALFIGIIAHLLLTRSWRGQSHRTTTTEKPEAHPNHSAGDENSYEVMPSPTLLVSPLGDPGSANTAMPLPLPENHHYQDLLNPDPAPYCQLVPRP, from the exons ATGGCAAGTCCTGAGGGGGCCCGACGCCACTTCTCAAAGGGCCTCCTGCTCTCAG cctcAATCCTGGCCCTCTGGGTCCCCCAAGGCTCCCGGGCTGCCCTCCGCATCCAGAAGATTCCAGAGCATCCTCAAAAGAACCAGGACCTGCTCCTGTCTGTCCGGGGCATCCCAGACACCTTTCAGGACTTCAACTGGTACCTGGGGGAGGAGGCCTACGGCGGCACGATGCTCTTCACCTACATCCCCGAGCTTCAGCGGCCCCAGAGGGACGGCAGTGCCATGGGGCAGCGTGACATCGTTGGCTTCCCCAATGGCTCCATGCTGCTGCATCGGGCCCAGCCCACCGACAGCGGCACCTACCAGGTAGCTGTCACCATCAATCCTGCCTGGACCATGAGGGCCAAGACCAAGGTCCAGGTGGAGG AAAAGCATAAGGAGCCGCCCATTACACACCTGCCCGTGAGCGCTGGGATCATGGTTGCCATCATCCTTGGATCCCTTGCCGCTGGGGCCCTCTTCATCGGGATCATTGCCCATCTCCTGTTAACAAGAAGCTGGAGGGGCCAGAGCCACAG GACGACAACCACAGAGAAGCCAGAGGCGCACCCCAACCACAGTGCCG GTGACGAGAACAGCTACGAAGTGATGCCATCTCCGACCCTCCTGGTGTCCCCCCTCGGTGACCCGGGGTCTGCGAACACCGCCATG cccctgcccctgcccgagAACCACCACTATCAG gacCTGCTGAACCCCGACCCTGCTCCTTACTGCCAGCTCGTGCCAAGGCCCTGA
- the CEACAM19 gene encoding carcinoembryonic antigen-related cell adhesion molecule 19 isoform X1: protein MASPEGARRHFSKGLLLSASILALWVPQGSRAALRIQKIPEHPQKNQDLLLSVRGIPDTFQDFNWYLGEEAYGGTMLFTYIPELQRPQRDGSAMGQRDIVGFPNGSMLLHRAQPTDSGTYQVAVTINPAWTMRAKTKVQVEEKHKEPPITHLPVSAGIMVAIILGSLAAGALFIGIIAHLLLTRSWRGQSHRMPAPGGQGSLSVLFPAVSPVASTGPSPRTTTTEKPEAHPNHSAGDENSYEVMPSPTLLVSPLGDPGSANTAMPLPLPENHHYQDLLNPDPAPYCQLVPRP, encoded by the exons ATGGCAAGTCCTGAGGGGGCCCGACGCCACTTCTCAAAGGGCCTCCTGCTCTCAG cctcAATCCTGGCCCTCTGGGTCCCCCAAGGCTCCCGGGCTGCCCTCCGCATCCAGAAGATTCCAGAGCATCCTCAAAAGAACCAGGACCTGCTCCTGTCTGTCCGGGGCATCCCAGACACCTTTCAGGACTTCAACTGGTACCTGGGGGAGGAGGCCTACGGCGGCACGATGCTCTTCACCTACATCCCCGAGCTTCAGCGGCCCCAGAGGGACGGCAGTGCCATGGGGCAGCGTGACATCGTTGGCTTCCCCAATGGCTCCATGCTGCTGCATCGGGCCCAGCCCACCGACAGCGGCACCTACCAGGTAGCTGTCACCATCAATCCTGCCTGGACCATGAGGGCCAAGACCAAGGTCCAGGTGGAGG AAAAGCATAAGGAGCCGCCCATTACACACCTGCCCGTGAGCGCTGGGATCATGGTTGCCATCATCCTTGGATCCCTTGCCGCTGGGGCCCTCTTCATCGGGATCATTGCCCATCTCCTGTTAACAAGAAGCTGGAGGGGCCAGAGCCACAG aATGCCTGCTCCAGGAGGCCAGGGGTCCTTGTCGGTCTTGTTCCCAGCTGTGTCCCCAGTGGCTTCAACGGGGCCCAGCCCACG GACGACAACCACAGAGAAGCCAGAGGCGCACCCCAACCACAGTGCCG GTGACGAGAACAGCTACGAAGTGATGCCATCTCCGACCCTCCTGGTGTCCCCCCTCGGTGACCCGGGGTCTGCGAACACCGCCATG cccctgcccctgcccgagAACCACCACTATCAG gacCTGCTGAACCCCGACCCTGCTCCTTACTGCCAGCTCGTGCCAAGGCCCTGA